In Pseudomonas lutea, the sequence CGATCGCCGGCGGCAATCCCGTGCATGGGGTAAAACGACCGAAGATAGAAAGCAACGAAGGCAAGACACCGGCACTGGGCGATCACCAGGCCAAAGCGCTGCTTGAGGCGCCGGATGAAACGACCCTCAAAGGGCTGCGCGACCGGGCGATGTTAGCTGTTCTTCTCTATCACGGGCTGCGCCGCGAAGAAGCGGCGCTGCTGCAGGTGAGCGATATCCAGGAGCGACGCGGGATCCAGCATCTGAAGGTGCATGGCAAGGGCGGCAAGGTGCGATATCTGCCGCTGCACCCGGTCGCAGCCGGCCGCATTCATCAGTACTTGGAAAGCTCAGGGCATCATATGGCCGACAGAAAGGTGCCGCTGTTCATACCGCTGCGAGGCAAACTGACAGGCGCCGGTATTACGGCCAATGGCATCTACACCGTGGTCGCAGCCTACGCGAAGATGGCTGGGATTCAGGTCGACGGCCTTGGAGTGCACGGACTCAGAGCCACTGCGGCCACCAACGCCCTGGAGCATGAAGCCGATATCGCGAAGGTCCAGGCCTGGCTGGGTCACGCCAATATCAGCACGACCAAGATCTATGACCGGAGAGAGAACCGGCCAGAGGACTCACCGACCTACAAGGTGAAGTATTAACAGATGAAGTTCGGGGCTGTGCAGCAGCTCACCCCCGGGCATTGTCAAGAATGTCGTGCAACGCTACCCAGGGATGATGGTCTTCAAAGTCGTTGGCTGGACAGGTTTCGGCGTGTAGGAATGGGGCTTCGCAGTCTTCCAGTGCTTGGCTTTCCATGCAGCCAGTGCATACAGCACGTCCGGCAACGATCGACCATCGACCGTTCCATTCTTCAATACCTCGTTCAGTCTCCACTGTTTCCATTCCTCAGCGTACATTTGTTAGATGCTGAAGGTAGCGCTGTGCGGGCCGGTTTGATACGCCCAAAACCATACCCTTGTTTGAGTTGTAAGCCATGCGCACCAACCAATAAAGCTACGCCTGTTGGTCGGTTTATTAACGGCAGCTTTCGGCCAAATGCGGTCACTCAGCTATACGGTAATTAGTGGATTTGAGATTGCGCGCAACCGCATAGCCCCATACGGCGCACGCGCAGCTGTGTCGCTACGCGCTAGGCTTATAGGCAATCATGAGCTGGTATAACTGTTTGGTATACAGGCGACGAAAGTAGGAAAGCTATGGCTCTCATTGATGACGTTGAAGGCTTGCAATCGATCTACATCAATCGTGCCACCGGGAACGGAAACGACGATGATGAGCGGGCTCACCCTCTTTACCGGCAGAGCGTTCTTGATGACCCTCGTGTGGCATCGCTGGTTCCCGCGTGGGTGCGTCGTTACAGGAACTTGGATCAGTTTTGGGGGTTCATCCAGCCGAAATTCGCAAGCTACGCCGAGCGTAGGAAATTCATCTGGGATGATTTTAGGGCGCTCGTTGACTTCGCTGAATCGGGTGGGGAGCCCCCTTCAGATATCGTTGTCTCTGAAGCGCTGGACCGCATTGACGCTGAGCACGTTCGGATCGCTTGGACAAAGGCGCTTGAAAGGCGCTCAACCGATCCCGAGGGAGCTATAACCATGGCCCGTACGCTCCTAGAGTCGGTATGCAAACACATTCTTGACGAAGCCGGAACGAGCGACCATGAGACAACTCCTGACCTGAACAAGCTCTACAAGCAAACAGCTACGCTTTTAAATCTGACGAAGGCACAACATGAAGAGGTTGTATTTAAGCAAATCCTTGGAGGGTGTACAGCAGTTATAGAGGGTTTAGGCGCGCTTCGGAATCGTCTCAGCGATGCTCACGGAAAAGGAAAAGGCGGGGTGAAGGCTGCTCCAAGGCACGCAGAGCTGGCAGTGAATCTGGCGGGCTCAACTGCACTTTTCCTGCTTGCCACATGGGAGGCAAAGAACGGAGATTGAGTTTGGTATCGCTCAATAGAGGGCGGATCAAATTCGGTAAATATGAGTGGTCAAATCAACCTAGTACCAACAACTCAAAAACGTCAGCTCTTGGCGGGTAAATGCCTGCCCTCATTAGGCAGCAATCGGCCAGAAGCAGTCACTGGACAGCTCTGCCGTCAGTCGCTGGCCTCGGCCGTCGCTGACATTCAGGCCTCTCACAAACTCTTCACACGCAGCCAAAAGTTAGGAGCCAGCACACCTATGGCCTACGAACTTCATATTTTCAAACCAATGGAAATAGCTCTTGAAGAATGGCAATCACTTTGCGCAAGTGATCCATCGATGAAGCTAGAAAACGAGTTGGCTCGCAGAAATCCCGTCACCGGTGAAACGATTGTTTCCAGCGGCAAAAACTCGGCAATTTGGACGAATCCACTAACACAGCAACAGTATCTCTTTGATTATCGCAAGGGGGTAATTTCCTTCGTCTACAGCGATGCGGCAATCATTAAGGCCAAGGAAATTGCGAAAGCACTCGCAGCCATCGTTGAAGGCGATGAAGGTGAGGCATATTGACAATGCCCTGTGACGGATGCTTTCTCGCTTCCTCTCAGCGGTTTTGACCTGCTAGCTGCCGACAGGCCGCTATGGGTCGATAGCTGTCGTTCGCAATGAACAAGAATCTGCGGCCATAAAAAGGCCCCCGGACTGTCGGAAAGTCAGGAGGCCTATTTAACGGATATCCCGTTATACGCAGCCAGTAGGCGGCACAGGGTTCTATCCGAGCGGGTGCTTTAGGCGGAAAGCTACCCAGACAAGACTGCTGCCGATCGCCTCAAGGCACCACTTGCGCCCTGGCAACGATCCAATCCACGGCACGCCTTGCTCTCGACTGCGTATGCCCAGTTTGAAGCCAGACCTCATGGAGGGCGGCGTTCCCCTGTGTAAGTTTCCAAGACGGGCCGCACCAGCTATCGGCTGGAGGTCGCGTCCTTATGCTAATACCTCAAGTAAAAACGCCCGTCGTCGATGTCCTTAGCACAATCATCAATCGGACTCGGACATGACCTTCCGCTCACTGAACATCGCTAGCCGCAGTTTATTGTGTTTCGGCCTTTTGGCCGCCTTGGTCGCCGGTGTCGGTATTTTCGGCGTTCTGCAGATGTCGCAGATCCGCAACCAGAGTTTGGTGATCGAGAACAACAGCGTTCCGAGTATCGTCGAAGCAGACAACCTTGCCCTCCAGCTGGCCCGCACCCGAATTGAAGTACTGCGACTTTTGGCCATCCCTGATTCAGCAACTGTCTCAAGCACACGCACCAAAATCGACGGCATAAATGGCGACGTGGCTGCAGCATTCGGCCGCTACGACAGGCTTGTCACCTCGGATCATGAACGTCAGGCCTTCGAGAGCCTTCGCCAGGTCCACCAGGAATACCTGAAGAGCATTGGTCAGCTCGCCGAACTCGTTGCCGCTGGAAAGGTGGATGAAGCGCGCGCTCTGGTGCAGTCAGGCATGGCACAGCTGGGTGCGAAGATGAATGAAAGTACCGAGGCCCTGCGCAAGATCAACCAGGAGGACATCAAAGCAGCCGCCGAAACCGGCAATGCGACGTATACCCAATCCAGGTCCATCACTTGGGTAGCTATAGGACTTGCTCTGGGCCTGACTCTGCTGCTTGCCTGGCGTCTAACCGTAAGCTTGACCAGACCGATAGCTGACGCTGTAAGCGCCGCCAAGACCATCGCCAGTGGTGACTTAACACAGACGCTGGACACACGTGGTAAAGACGAAGCGGCTCAGCTCCTGCAGGCGATGCAGGAGATGCAAACTAATTTGCGGGACACCTTGGGCCACTTGGGCCATTCCGCGACTCAACTCGCTTCGGCTGCGGAGGAAATGACGGCGGTCATGCATGAGAGCGCTATCGGCCTGCAGCAGCAGAACAGCGAAATCGAGATGGCAGCCACAGCAGTGACGGAAATGAGCCAAGCGGTCGACGAGGTAGCCGGCAACGCTACGGCCACCTCGACCGATTCGCGACAAGCCGCCGATACGGCGCGCCAAGGACAGCAACAGCTCGGTAATACGCTCAGCGCGATCGAGACCCTGACAAATAACGTCATGGGCGCAAGCGAGCGCGCGGGTGAGCTGGCTGAGCAGACTCGCAACATCAGTCAGGTTCTAGACGTCATCCGTTCGGTCGCCGAGCAGACCAACCTTTTGGCTCTCAACGCTGCAATCGAGGCCGCTCGCGCAGGCGACGCCGGTCGTGGCTTCGCAGTGGTTGCCGATGAGGTCCGAGCGCTCGCCCATCGCACCGGCGAGAGCACCCGGGAAATTGAAAGCATGATCGGAAGCATTCAGCTGGGCACCGGCCAGACTGTAGATGCTTTGCTGACGAGTGCCGACCAAGCCCGGCAGACCCGCGAACAGGCCCAGTTGGCCAGCACTGCCCTCTCCGCCATTTCCCAGTCGGTGTCGGGCATTGACGAGCGGAATCTGGTGATCGCCAGCGCTGCCGAGGAGCAGGCTCAAGTGGCCCGCGAGGTCGACCGCAACTTGGTGCGAATACGTGATCTCTCGGTGCAAACAGCGGCCGGGGCTGAACAAACACGGGCAGCGAGCCAGCAGTTGTCAGAACTGGCAGTCGGACTCAACGAGCAGATCCGTCGATTCCGGGTGTAGCCCACATCACACGAGCCTAGTTCGAGGCCACCCCTGCCGATTGAGCGCCAAGCGGCAGGACACTTCGTTCAATCATAAGTCCCGTTTCGGTAGCGCAAGTCAGGGATCCAACGGCATGCCGTCTGGGCCGACTTTCGGCAGCCAGCTGTTTGCCGCCTCATTCACGGCCGTCACTAGCTCCTGGAATTGCTCTGAAAGAACGTGGGGAATGAATGGGTTCGTCATCCGGTCTCTCGCCGAGCCACGAATCGACGCCTGTAAACTCGGTAACACCCTTACTCAGCTACATCGTCGAAGCCTGCCAATTCAGCCAAGGGGTTTGAGGAATCTTAATCATTCGGATCTGTCTGACCACCATCGTACGGCCTGTCCGCAGTCCTGGCTGTCTCTGTATTCCTCCTTGACCCGGAGCTTCGATGGTCCACCGCACGCAGTCTGTCAGCAATACCTCAACCGGCGACATCAGCGGTTCGGATCACAACGTGTTTTTTGCGGCGGTAGAAACTACCCGCATGCCGATGATCGTTACGGATCCCAAACGGCCTGATAACCCAATCATCTTTGCCAACAACGCTTTCATCGAAATGACCGGCTACGACCGGTCAGAAATCGTCGGTCATAACTGTCGATTTCTTCAGGGCATTGAGACCGATCGAGAGATTGTGGCCAAGGTTCGTAAAGCGATCGACGAGGAAACTGAGATTGCGGTCGAGATCGTCAATTATAAAAAAGACGGATCGTCGTTCTGGAACGCGCTGTTCATTTCGCCGGTGTACAACGAAGCTGGAGAGCTCATCTATTTTTTCGCGTCCCAGTTGGACGTGAGCCGTCGGCGTGACGCCGAGGATGGTTTGCGTCAAGCGCAAAAAATGGAGGCTCTTGGGCAGCTCACAGGCGGGATAGCTCACGATTTCAATAATTTGCTGCAGGTGATGATCGGGTACCTGGACATGATCCAGCGAACCGCTGGCAAGCCTCAGTACGACCAGCAGCGGGTACTGCGCAGTGCGACGAATGCGCGCGACGCAGCGGAGCGAGCGAAGACTTTAACTCAACAGCTGCTTGCCTTTTCACGCAAGCAGAAGCTGCAGGGTCGTGTCATCAATCTCAACAACATTGTCAGCTCCTCACAAGACATGGCCTCTACGGTGCTCCTCGATACCGAGCTGAGACTAGTGCTGCAACCTGATCTATGGAATTGCCGGGTAGATCCAACGCAGACAGAGGTTGCGCTGCTGAACATCTTCATTAATGCCCGGGACGCCATGGAAGCACGATCAGATCGGTTGCTTACGGTCGAGACCAAGAACGTCACCATCCAGGATCTCGCGTCGACTTCCTATGACGGGCTGATGCCGGGCCGCTATGTCAGTGTTGCTCTCACCGATAATGGTACTGGCATGCCTGCTGCCATTGTTAACCGAGTCATGGACCCCTTCTTCACCACGAAAGAGGAAGGTAAGGGATCTGGGCTAGGCCTTTCGATGGTCTACGGCTTCATGAAACAGTCCGGAGGAACGGCCCGCATCTATTCCGAAGAGGGCATCGGGACCACCATCCGAATGTATTTCCCAGCCGACGATAGCCAGTTGCATGCCTCACATACTCCCGAGCATGTTCCTGAGCAGGCGGGTCATGAGCGAATTTTGGTGGTTGAAGACCGACCTGACGTGGCAGAGCTGGCCAGGATGGTGCTGGAGGAATACGGCTACTCCTGCGCATTGGCCTACAGCGGCAGGGAGGCGTTGCAGATGCTTGATGGGGAGAGCTTCGATCTGCTCTTTACTGACTTGATCATGCCTGGCGGCATGAACGGCGTAATGCTCGCTCGAGAGGCTAAGCGTCGGCATCCCAACCTCAAGGTACTCCTCACAACCGGGTATTCAGAGAACTCACTTGAGCGCACGGATGCGGGCGGAAACGATTTGGATGTGATCTCTAAGCCCTATATTCCGACCGACCTGGCCAAGAAGATTCGTCAGGTCCTAATTGGACCCAACGGCGTGAGTTAAGTCGCGTCATAGACGGCGCCCGTCGGGCGCTTCTCCCAATGAATAACAGCGTGCACAGGCATGCTGCTTGAAGTCTCAAGGAGCGAGCATGAGCAGGTTCAAAGTCGTTGCAACCGCGGTCTCCTGCGGCGTGCTAGGCGCTGTCGTCGCTATCTCGCTGACGTCGTACGCCTCCTGGTCCAGGGCGATATCGGACGAGCAGATGCTTCTGCAGATATTTTCAGAACGAGCAATGAGAAATGTAGAGATTTCGCTAGACCAAGGACGGTCGGCTATTTCGTCATTAGATAATTGGACGGGCGTTCGCTGCTCGTCAGACCACATAGCGTTCATGCAGCGTGTGACGATAAATACCCGAGCCATCGAGGAGGTCCGCTACCGCGACGGGGTGACTCAATGCAGCTCCTGGGGGGATAGTTTCAGCAGCGGTGAGGACCCTGAAGTCGATGGCGCGTTAGGCGGTGGCTTTGAGCTTGCATTGCGTGCCGAGTCGCATATAAAAGGAGTCGATCCGATTACGTTGTTGAGACGTGGGTCCTACGGCGTGATCATTAATACCGGTCGTTTGTCAGACGTAATACTAAACCAGCAGTTGAAACTAGCTATTTTTTATCAAGGCAGGATGGTTAGCGGTTTACGGATTGAAGACGCTGCGCCTTGGAGTGACGTCATCTCACAGGGCAGGCAGCACGATGAAAGCAATCTCTACGCAGTGACTCAGAGGAATGAGTGGACCGCCGTAGTTGCTGAACCGATGACATCGCTCGGTACAAGCTTCAACAGGGAGTTATTACGAGCGTTGCCTACGAGCTTGATCATTGGTCTGTTGATCGGGGCGCTCGTGATGACTTTCATGCTCAGAAGGCGTTCCCCTTTTGCTGAGCTACAGACTGCCATTCGCAAGCGTGAATTCGTAGTTCATTATCAGCCCATAGTGGCCCTGGACTCCGGCGATTGTGTTGGAGCCGAAGCCCTTGTCAGATGGATCAGACCAGACGGAAGCATGGTTGCCCCTGACAAGTTCATCCCGCTAGCTGAGGACACTGGCCTCATCTTGCCGATCACTGACCAAGTCATCCAAGGGGTGGTGGACGACCTAGAGTCAGTACTTGCCAATAATCCTAGCCTGCACATCGCTATCAATCTCTGTGCAGACGACATCAAGACCGGCCGCTTCATCGGTGTGATCGAGTCTGCGCTACACGGCGGCTTGATCAAAAACGAGCAGATCTGGCTGGAAGCGACTGAGCGAGGATTTATCGACATCACCTCTGCAACAGGGTCCCTCAAAAAGGCCCAAATGTTAGGTTTCAACATCGCGATAGATGATTTTGGAACAGGCTACTCGAGCTTGCAGCACCTTCAAAGCTTGCCAGTTAACGTCCTGAAAATTGACAAGGCCTTTGTGGACACCATCGGTATAACCTCAGCGTCTAGTTCAGTTATTACACACATCATTGCCATGGCGAAGACGTTAAACCTGGAGATCGTAGCTGAAGGGGTAGAAACGGAAGCTCAGGCGGCCTATCTGAAGGCTCAGGGCGTTGAATACGCACAGGGTTGGTTTTACTCAAAAGCCCTTCCGGCTGGAGAATTTGCCCTCTTCATGCAACAAAAATCTGCCCCCTTTCGGCCCGACTGTGGAGGAGCCTAAAGGAGTCGTCCAAGCCTCTGCTGCGATCTCCTTGCCGTTTACTAGCAGTCCAGCAAAGTTACCCGCCAGATAAAGCACGCTTAACGTAAATCCCGTTATTCGTAATGCGCGGCAGTCTTCAAGGGGCTGACCATTCTTATCCGTTTTAGGCCGATCATTTACAGCAGGACCTGACCCGGCGCATGGCCATCTTCTCGGGCAATGGTTACTTGCCACGACGCGCCTCCGTTCAGCTCACAACGGATTCAGGTGTGACTTTTCGCCAGGTGACTGGTAGTGACAGCACGCTAACTCTATTTTCAGTGGTTTTTAGGAACACGAATTGCACACCTGTAACCCGCGCTACAATGCCCAACTTTTAATGCACGAGCGGCTGCGATGAGCTGGACTGATATAGACGACAACGGACGTGTCTACAGCATGTCGCACCTGCAGCCGTTCACGCATGTTGTACGCATCGATGGAGTCGACATCACTATCCATTTTAGCTTCGGGTTTCACTGTTTTACTGACGAAAAAGGGGATGGCAAGCTGATTCTCAACCGGGGCGAGCGTCGAAACTTTTCACCGTCGCGCTGGGAAGCGAGCAAGGAGCTGGTGCCATGGGTCTTGAAGCGAATGCTCGATGCCCACGTGACGATGCACATCGATCAAAAAAAGCAGCGTCGATACTTCGCCATGGATCTCTACGAGTACGCTTTGATTTTCAATATCACCAAGCCTGGCAACACCGAAAATACGCTGAAAGTCACGATGATCACAGCCTACCCCGTAGACCAATGGGGCCGTTCCAGCTTACCGAAAGGG encodes:
- a CDS encoding histidine kinase famiy protein — translated: MVHRTQSVSNTSTGDISGSDHNVFFAAVETTRMPMIVTDPKRPDNPIIFANNAFIEMTGYDRSEIVGHNCRFLQGIETDREIVAKVRKAIDEETEIAVEIVNYKKDGSSFWNALFISPVYNEAGELIYFFASQLDVSRRRDAEDGLRQAQKMEALGQLTGGIAHDFNNLLQVMIGYLDMIQRTAGKPQYDQQRVLRSATNARDAAERAKTLTQQLLAFSRKQKLQGRVINLNNIVSSSQDMASTVLLDTELRLVLQPDLWNCRVDPTQTEVALLNIFINARDAMEARSDRLLTVETKNVTIQDLASTSYDGLMPGRYVSVALTDNGTGMPAAIVNRVMDPFFTTKEEGKGSGLGLSMVYGFMKQSGGTARIYSEEGIGTTIRMYFPADDSQLHASHTPEHVPEQAGHERILVVEDRPDVAELARMVLEEYGYSCALAYSGREALQMLDGESFDLLFTDLIMPGGMNGVMLAREAKRRHPNLKVLLTTGYSENSLERTDAGGNDLDVISKPYIPTDLAKKIRQVLIGPNGVS
- a CDS encoding abortive infection family protein, whose product is MALIDDVEGLQSIYINRATGNGNDDDERAHPLYRQSVLDDPRVASLVPAWVRRYRNLDQFWGFIQPKFASYAERRKFIWDDFRALVDFAESGGEPPSDIVVSEALDRIDAEHVRIAWTKALERRSTDPEGAITMARTLLESVCKHILDEAGTSDHETTPDLNKLYKQTATLLNLTKAQHEEVVFKQILGGCTAVIEGLGALRNRLSDAHGKGKGGVKAAPRHAELAVNLAGSTALFLLATWEAKNGD
- a CDS encoding methyl-accepting chemotaxis protein, whose protein sequence is MTFRSLNIASRSLLCFGLLAALVAGVGIFGVLQMSQIRNQSLVIENNSVPSIVEADNLALQLARTRIEVLRLLAIPDSATVSSTRTKIDGINGDVAAAFGRYDRLVTSDHERQAFESLRQVHQEYLKSIGQLAELVAAGKVDEARALVQSGMAQLGAKMNESTEALRKINQEDIKAAAETGNATYTQSRSITWVAIGLALGLTLLLAWRLTVSLTRPIADAVSAAKTIASGDLTQTLDTRGKDEAAQLLQAMQEMQTNLRDTLGHLGHSATQLASAAEEMTAVMHESAIGLQQQNSEIEMAATAVTEMSQAVDEVAGNATATSTDSRQAADTARQGQQQLGNTLSAIETLTNNVMGASERAGELAEQTRNISQVLDVIRSVAEQTNLLALNAAIEAARAGDAGRGFAVVADEVRALAHRTGESTREIESMIGSIQLGTGQTVDALLTSADQARQTREQAQLASTALSAISQSVSGIDERNLVIASAAEEQAQVAREVDRNLVRIRDLSVQTAAGAEQTRAASQQLSELAVGLNEQIRRFRV
- a CDS encoding tyrosine-type recombinase/integrase, translating into MQELTKTAQNDQRRLTAVEFQDLARVPAAVEWFANLDNPRTRRAYQNDLEDFCGFVGLASADEFRVVTRSHVLAWRAQLEHRGLAGATIRRKLAALASLFDHLLESNAIAGGNPVHGVKRPKIESNEGKTPALGDHQAKALLEAPDETTLKGLRDRAMLAVLLYHGLRREEAALLQVSDIQERRGIQHLKVHGKGGKVRYLPLHPVAAGRIHQYLESSGHHMADRKVPLFIPLRGKLTGAGITANGIYTVVAAYAKMAGIQVDGLGVHGLRATAATNALEHEADIAKVQAWLGHANISTTKIYDRRENRPEDSPTYKVKY
- a CDS encoding EAL domain-containing protein — its product is MSRFKVVATAVSCGVLGAVVAISLTSYASWSRAISDEQMLLQIFSERAMRNVEISLDQGRSAISSLDNWTGVRCSSDHIAFMQRVTINTRAIEEVRYRDGVTQCSSWGDSFSSGEDPEVDGALGGGFELALRAESHIKGVDPITLLRRGSYGVIINTGRLSDVILNQQLKLAIFYQGRMVSGLRIEDAAPWSDVISQGRQHDESNLYAVTQRNEWTAVVAEPMTSLGTSFNRELLRALPTSLIIGLLIGALVMTFMLRRRSPFAELQTAIRKREFVVHYQPIVALDSGDCVGAEALVRWIRPDGSMVAPDKFIPLAEDTGLILPITDQVIQGVVDDLESVLANNPSLHIAINLCADDIKTGRFIGVIESALHGGLIKNEQIWLEATERGFIDITSATGSLKKAQMLGFNIAIDDFGTGYSSLQHLQSLPVNVLKIDKAFVDTIGITSASSSVITHIIAMAKTLNLEIVAEGVETEAQAAYLKAQGVEYAQGWFYSKALPAGEFALFMQQKSAPFRPDCGGA